A single region of the Pontibacter kalidii genome encodes:
- a CDS encoding undecaprenyl-diphosphate phosphatase, translated as MSIWQAIILAIVEGLTEFLPVSSTGHMIIASSLMGINELPITKIFTVNIQFGAILSVVVLYWRRFAQGLDFYFKLFIAFIPAALLGFALNDLIDSMLESVLITAFMLVFGGIVLLFVDKWFRHSTNTKINYKNAFLIGLAQCLAMIPGVSRSAASIIGGLAQGIDRKTAAEFSFFLAVPTMLAAGTYKLLTDLLGLEISDLLRFDLVKIQNSFDVIHPEDLQLLLIGNVVAFFVAMAAIKFFISFLTKYGFKMFGYYRIAVGVVLLALLAMGVDLKV; from the coding sequence ATGAGTATTTGGCAGGCTATTATTTTAGCCATTGTTGAAGGGCTTACCGAGTTCTTACCAGTTTCCTCTACGGGGCACATGATTATCGCCTCCAGCCTGATGGGCATTAACGAGTTACCGATCACCAAGATCTTTACAGTGAACATACAGTTTGGGGCCATCCTTTCGGTGGTGGTGCTCTACTGGCGGCGGTTTGCGCAGGGGCTTGATTTTTACTTTAAGCTGTTTATCGCCTTCATACCTGCGGCCTTGCTGGGCTTTGCCTTAAACGACCTGATCGACAGCATGCTGGAAAGTGTGCTGATAACAGCTTTTATGCTGGTTTTTGGGGGCATTGTGCTCCTGTTTGTTGATAAGTGGTTCCGCCACTCCACCAATACCAAGATCAACTACAAGAACGCGTTCCTGATCGGCCTGGCGCAGTGCTTGGCCATGATACCAGGCGTTTCCAGGTCTGCTGCCTCCATTATAGGTGGCCTGGCCCAGGGCATCGACCGGAAAACGGCCGCGGAATTCTCTTTCTTCCTGGCCGTACCTACGATGCTGGCCGCCGGCACTTACAAGCTCTTGACGGACTTGCTAGGCCTGGAAATTTCGGACCTTTTAAGGTTCGACCTCGTAAAAATCCAGAACAGTTTTGATGTCATTCACCCCGAGGACCTGCAGCTGCTGCTGATCGGTAACGTGGTGGCCTTTTTCGTGGCGATGGCTGCGATCAAGTTCTTCATCAGCTTCCTGACCAAGTATGGCTTCAAGATGTTTGGCTACTACAGAATTGCCGTAGGCGTGGTATTATTGGCACTGCTTGCCATGGGCGTAGATTTAAAAGTATAA
- a CDS encoding DUF3098 domain-containing protein: MEDNKNNLAFGKKNYVLMLAGIAVLALGFFIMTLDTEPYGLGFLGITLGPLVVLAGFAIEFFAIMAKDKTKK, translated from the coding sequence ATGGAGGATAACAAAAACAACCTTGCCTTTGGCAAGAAGAACTACGTCCTGATGCTGGCTGGCATTGCCGTACTGGCACTCGGCTTCTTTATCATGACGCTGGACACCGAGCCATATGGCCTCGGATTCCTGGGCATCACGCTGGGGCCGCTGGTAGTGCTGGCGGGCTTCGCCATTGAATTTTTCGCCATCATGGCAAAGGACAAAACAAAAAAATAA
- a CDS encoding cell division protein FtsX encodes MATKVKHIKKKKLGNYPHLMVVFSITLALFVIGVFGLLLIHAEKLSEKVKESIEMQVYLDRNLTEVQLVRLQKTFAAKEYVAFQNDSAQVRYISKEEGAKAFLDETGEDFMTFLGDNPLRDAYVLRIDADHSSSAMLKSIKLDLEEVDGVYEVQYVESLIESINQNIQKISIILIGFAAILVLVVIILINNTIKLALYSQRFLIRSMQLVGATSFFIQRPFLNRAAWQGVVSGVLASALLFGLMQYTYNEITELQLLRNDEQTYILMGALVMLGLIIGFMSSYRAVRKYLGMSLDELY; translated from the coding sequence ATGGCGACGAAAGTAAAACACATCAAGAAGAAAAAATTAGGCAACTACCCGCACCTGATGGTGGTGTTCAGTATTACGCTGGCGCTGTTTGTGATCGGGGTGTTCGGGCTGCTGCTGATCCACGCCGAGAAGCTATCTGAGAAGGTGAAGGAAAGTATAGAAATGCAGGTTTACCTGGACCGCAACCTGACCGAGGTGCAGCTGGTGAGACTGCAGAAGACCTTTGCCGCCAAAGAATATGTCGCCTTCCAAAACGACTCCGCCCAAGTCCGCTATATTTCCAAGGAGGAGGGCGCCAAGGCATTTTTAGACGAGACCGGCGAAGATTTCATGACATTTTTGGGGGATAACCCGCTACGCGACGCCTATGTGCTCCGCATCGATGCCGACCACTCCAGCTCTGCCATGCTCAAAAGTATAAAACTGGACCTGGAGGAAGTTGACGGGGTGTATGAGGTACAGTACGTGGAGAGCCTTATTGAGTCCATCAACCAGAACATCCAGAAGATCAGCATTATTCTAATAGGCTTTGCCGCCATCCTGGTGCTGGTGGTGATCATTCTGATAAACAACACGATTAAGCTGGCCCTGTACTCGCAGCGTTTTTTAATACGCAGCATGCAATTAGTGGGAGCTACTTCGTTCTTTATCCAGCGCCCGTTCCTGAACCGTGCCGCCTGGCAGGGCGTCGTGAGCGGGGTGCTGGCCTCTGCCCTGCTTTTTGGCCTGATGCAGTATACCTATAACGAGATTACGGAGCTGCAGCTGCTGCGCAACGACGAGCAGACTTATATCCTGATGGGTGCGCTGGTTATGCTGGGCCTTATCATCGGGTTTATGAGCTCTTACCGCGCCGTGCGCAAATACCTGGGCATGTCTTTAGATGAACTATACTAA
- a CDS encoding translocation/assembly module TamB domain-containing protein, translating into MEKEQSSNYLKVIGKAILKIVLGLFLFLLLLFAAVFVAIRLPGVQTRVAQEVAQYLSEATKHEVSVGRVDIEFFSKVVLEQLQVKDNHQQELFYVGRAEADIDAFSIFSPNNLSISTLELQEPRANLVKYEGADSLNLTSFISAMQELFVKDTTKVSKPFNFELGELIIENGSFTYDDFNFPRTEHGMDYRHLAFTNLSGRFDEIQLEDTLKVRVTDLKALEKNSDTHLHNLDTRMTYTSTFWDWEELDLQLNNSNLQNHVRFDYSTFGDFSEFMDSVTVTANLENSKVFSQDIAVFAPQLREYDENLQVNSLKLKGLVRNFSATDVDLKYGRNTHIVGTINADGLPNFKETFANLRLQPSTISAEDLRKFLPQEAYRMAARLGTVRLEGRFLGFYNDFVANGEFGTALGNLRSDINLKIDDDTRTSSYSGFVTTNGFNLGRLLDAEEQISTISMSGRLQGTGFSLKTADVKANVDIRQVQLLGYNYQNLKADGVLRRQVFTGDVSINDPNLIFTASGEVNLTEQRKAFNMVADLERIDFQALNLTQEPLLLSAHANLNFKGLRLDEFEGTARFDSAYVGYKGNSLSLDSVMVASEIAAGQRSLDLFSSLLDLHVDGNFNYTTLIADLKALVQEYQLNFESDPVATAEYYNRKPKERASEYAVNYAMNLKQATPILELFVPELTISDSSQVEGSFRHDATAILELYATIDTILYDGYTLYGNNIELNTSKMLDNPDVLAAALFTSRQQELPGVGSTQDFFLEGIWSERTIQFATSLRQPLQNNRALITGDLNFLQNQIQIVFDESDITLQKNVWAFLPGNTIYISEAGKRLVFENFALTNQNQVIRADGEVSRDPNSRLVLNVENFKLNNLNPILPMKIAGEVTAKLTAQDLYNQAMLNAAMQVDSFYLDDVFIGDVIGSTDWTKANQRATVDVGIQRNAKKVLSLTGFYNPQVEEDQLDLLAVLDQANLKLVEPVLRGLFSDLGGNMEGRIRVLGNLNAPVLKGSVLVTGGQFTFDYLNTTYRFSDRIYFGPNSISFRNAQLQDLFGNRATVTGGIAHDGFRNMVIDMEARFRNFMVLNTTEAQNELFYGTAFATGSASVLGPTENLQVKVDARSDANTRIVLPLDYQTDVSRKDFIRFVNNNPEKGTDIAVEAESRAVDLSGINLDFNLDVTDDAYFEIIIDRTTGDVIRGSGNGDIQMTIDTRGDFNMYGTFEILQGAYNLNLLEGLVTREFKVVPGGTITWNGDPTAGVMDIQANYTQMASFDNLITGDNISGRYPVTAIIDLKGPLLTPNIQLGLSFDQLPQEIQTSQYSVINSIKNDESELNRQVFSLLVLQRLSPQGTLAFDSGIGASAVGGSLGSLLSGQLNNFFNSIDSNLEVDIGLGSIGQDALNALQVRLSYTFFQGRLRVTSETGLGGSRDNASGDGYVGNWLLDYYISPSGELRARLEYNSIPNIYTQRITQSQSISLLHTKRFDNLRELFGSEKRARRQQRLEQERDRIILDSDPRLEL; encoded by the coding sequence TTGGAAAAAGAACAGTCATCAAATTACCTCAAAGTTATAGGAAAAGCTATTCTAAAAATAGTTTTGGGGCTGTTCCTGTTCCTTTTACTGCTGTTTGCAGCTGTTTTTGTCGCTATCCGGCTCCCGGGCGTGCAAACAAGGGTGGCGCAGGAGGTGGCCCAATACCTTTCTGAGGCCACCAAGCACGAGGTTAGTGTGGGCCGTGTGGATATCGAGTTTTTCAGCAAGGTAGTGCTGGAGCAGTTACAGGTAAAGGATAACCACCAGCAGGAGCTTTTCTATGTGGGCCGCGCCGAGGCGGATATTGATGCCTTTTCCATCTTCTCACCAAACAACCTAAGTATAAGCACCCTGGAGCTGCAGGAGCCGCGGGCAAACCTGGTAAAGTATGAAGGAGCCGATTCACTCAACCTTACCTCCTTCATCAGCGCCATGCAGGAGCTGTTTGTTAAAGACACAACGAAGGTATCCAAGCCTTTTAATTTTGAGTTGGGCGAGCTGATCATCGAGAATGGCAGCTTTACCTACGACGATTTCAACTTTCCGCGTACCGAGCATGGCATGGACTACCGCCACCTGGCCTTTACTAACCTGAGCGGCCGCTTTGATGAAATACAGCTGGAGGATACCCTGAAAGTGCGGGTAACGGACCTGAAGGCCCTGGAGAAAAACTCCGACACGCACCTGCACAACCTGGATACCCGCATGACCTACACCTCCACCTTCTGGGACTGGGAGGAACTGGACCTGCAGCTCAACAACAGCAACCTCCAAAACCACGTCCGCTTCGACTACAGCACCTTCGGCGATTTTTCGGAATTCATGGATAGCGTGACGGTGACGGCAAACTTGGAGAACAGCAAAGTATTCTCGCAGGATATTGCCGTTTTTGCGCCGCAGCTACGGGAGTATGATGAGAACCTGCAGGTGAACTCGCTCAAGCTGAAAGGGCTGGTACGGAATTTCTCTGCCACGGATGTCGACCTGAAGTATGGCCGCAATACGCATATTGTGGGTACTATCAATGCCGATGGCCTGCCCAACTTCAAAGAGACCTTCGCCAACCTGCGCCTGCAGCCTTCCACCATCAGCGCCGAGGACCTCCGGAAATTTCTGCCCCAGGAAGCTTACCGGATGGCAGCCAGGCTGGGCACCGTTCGCCTGGAGGGGCGTTTCCTGGGCTTCTACAACGACTTCGTGGCCAACGGGGAATTCGGCACCGCGCTGGGTAACCTGCGCTCTGACATCAACCTGAAAATAGACGACGATACCCGCACCTCCTCCTATAGCGGGTTTGTAACCACCAACGGTTTTAACCTGGGCCGTCTGCTCGATGCTGAGGAACAAATCAGCACTATCTCTATGAGCGGCCGCCTGCAGGGCACTGGCTTTAGCCTGAAAACCGCCGACGTAAAAGCAAACGTGGATATCCGGCAGGTGCAGTTGCTAGGATATAATTACCAGAACCTGAAAGCCGACGGTGTCCTGCGCCGCCAGGTATTCACGGGTGATGTCTCCATCAACGACCCTAACCTGATCTTTACCGCCAGCGGCGAGGTGAACCTGACGGAGCAGCGCAAAGCTTTTAACATGGTGGCCGACCTGGAGCGCATCGATTTCCAGGCGCTGAACCTGACACAGGAGCCTCTCCTGCTCAGTGCCCATGCTAATCTGAATTTTAAGGGCCTGCGGCTCGATGAGTTCGAAGGGACCGCCCGCTTTGACAGTGCCTACGTGGGGTACAAGGGCAACAGCCTCTCGCTAGACTCGGTTATGGTGGCATCAGAAATTGCCGCCGGGCAGCGATCGCTCGACCTCTTTTCGAGCCTGCTGGACCTGCACGTGGACGGCAACTTCAACTATACCACGCTAATAGCTGACCTAAAGGCGCTGGTTCAGGAGTACCAGCTCAACTTTGAAAGTGACCCGGTTGCCACGGCGGAGTACTACAACCGCAAGCCCAAAGAAAGGGCCAGCGAGTATGCCGTGAACTATGCCATGAACCTGAAGCAGGCTACCCCTATCCTGGAGCTGTTTGTGCCGGAGCTCACCATATCCGACAGCTCGCAGGTAGAGGGCTCGTTCCGACACGATGCCACTGCTATACTGGAGTTATATGCCACCATCGACACTATCCTGTACGACGGGTATACATTATATGGAAACAATATTGAACTGAATACCTCCAAAATGCTGGACAACCCGGATGTACTGGCGGCCGCTCTCTTCACCTCGCGGCAGCAGGAGTTGCCGGGTGTCGGTTCCACCCAGGATTTTTTCCTGGAAGGCATCTGGAGTGAGCGCACCATTCAGTTCGCCACCAGCCTGCGACAGCCGCTGCAGAACAACCGCGCCCTCATCACCGGCGACCTGAACTTTCTGCAGAACCAGATACAGATCGTCTTCGACGAGTCGGACATCACGCTGCAGAAAAACGTATGGGCCTTTCTCCCCGGCAACACCATTTATATAAGCGAGGCAGGCAAACGGCTCGTGTTCGAGAACTTTGCCCTTACGAACCAGAACCAGGTGATACGTGCCGACGGCGAAGTATCCCGGGACCCGAACAGCCGCCTGGTGCTGAACGTGGAGAACTTTAAGCTCAACAACCTGAACCCGATCCTGCCCATGAAGATCGCTGGCGAGGTAACGGCAAAACTGACTGCGCAGGACCTCTACAATCAGGCCATGCTCAACGCTGCCATGCAGGTGGATTCCTTTTACCTGGATGATGTATTTATCGGCGACGTAATAGGCAGCACCGACTGGACCAAGGCTAACCAGCGCGCGACGGTGGATGTGGGCATTCAGCGAAACGCCAAGAAGGTACTCTCGCTCACGGGGTTTTATAACCCGCAAGTGGAGGAAGACCAACTGGACCTGCTCGCCGTGCTGGACCAGGCAAACCTGAAGCTGGTAGAGCCGGTGTTGCGCGGCCTGTTCTCTGACCTGGGCGGCAACATGGAAGGGCGCATCCGGGTGCTGGGCAACCTGAATGCCCCGGTACTGAAAGGCTCCGTTCTAGTCACCGGTGGCCAATTCACGTTCGACTACCTGAACACCACCTACCGCTTCTCCGACCGCATCTACTTTGGCCCTAACAGCATCAGCTTCCGTAATGCGCAGCTGCAGGACTTGTTCGGCAACAGGGCCACGGTGACGGGAGGTATCGCCCACGACGGTTTCCGGAATATGGTAATCGATATGGAGGCGCGTTTCCGCAACTTTATGGTGCTCAACACCACCGAGGCGCAGAACGAGCTCTTCTACGGAACGGCCTTCGCCACGGGCTCTGCCAGCGTGCTGGGACCAACAGAGAACCTGCAGGTAAAGGTGGATGCCCGCAGCGACGCCAACACCCGCATCGTGCTGCCGCTCGATTACCAGACCGATGTGTCCAGGAAAGACTTTATCCGCTTCGTGAACAACAACCCTGAAAAAGGTACAGACATAGCGGTGGAGGCTGAGAGCCGCGCCGTTGACCTCTCGGGCATCAACCTGGACTTTAACCTGGACGTGACCGACGACGCCTACTTTGAAATCATCATCGACCGCACCACCGGCGACGTGATCCGGGGCTCCGGCAATGGCGACATCCAGATGACCATCGATACCCGCGGTGACTTTAACATGTATGGCACCTTCGAGATCTTGCAGGGGGCCTACAACCTGAACCTGCTGGAGGGCCTGGTTACCCGCGAGTTTAAAGTAGTGCCAGGCGGCACCATCACCTGGAACGGCGACCCTACCGCTGGTGTGATGGACATTCAGGCAAACTATACCCAGATGGCCTCTTTTGACAACCTGATAACTGGCGATAACATTTCAGGCCGCTATCCTGTGACAGCCATTATCGACCTTAAAGGTCCGCTGCTTACGCCGAATATTCAGCTTGGTCTTAGCTTCGATCAGCTCCCGCAGGAAATTCAAACCTCTCAATACTCGGTTATCAACTCCATCAAGAACGATGAGAGTGAGCTCAACCGCCAGGTGTTCAGCTTGCTCGTGTTGCAGCGCCTTTCGCCCCAGGGCACGCTGGCCTTCGACAGCGGTATAGGAGCTAGCGCGGTAGGCGGCAGTTTGGGAAGCCTGCTCTCAGGCCAGCTCAACAACTTCTTCAACAGCATCGACAGCAACCTGGAAGTAGACATAGGCCTGGGTAGCATCGGGCAGGATGCCCTCAATGCACTGCAGGTGCGCCTGAGCTATACGTTCTTTCAGGGCCGCCTGCGCGTGACCAGCGAGACCGGACTGGGCGGTAGCCGCGACAATGCGAGCGGAGATGGCTATGTGGGCAACTGGCTGCTCGACTACTATATCTCCCCATCCGGGGAGCTCCGCGCGCGGCTGGAGTATAACTCAATCCCTAACATTTACACGCAGCGCATCACCCAGAGCCAAAGTATAAGCTTGCTGCACACCAAGCGCTTCGACAACCTGCGCGAGCTTTTCGGCAGTGAGAAGCGCGCCCGCCGCCAACAGCGCCTGGAGCAGGAGCGCGACCGCATCATACTTGATTCCGACCCAAGACTGGAGTTATAA
- the tsaD gene encoding tRNA (adenosine(37)-N6)-threonylcarbamoyltransferase complex transferase subunit TsaD: MTEPTILAIESSCDETSAAVIRGGKVLSNIVNTQAVHEQYGGVVPELASRAHQQNIIPVVTQALLTANVAKSELNAVAFTRGPGLLGALLVGCSFAKSFALGLGIPLIEVNHMQAHILAHFIDDPKPQFPFLCLTVSGGHTQVVLVKDHLEMEIIGQTTDDAVGEAFDKTAKMLGLPYPGGPMLDKVAAQGNPDAFAFPVGNMPAYDFSFSGIKTSVLYFLRDKTKENPDFVQENLADICASVQHTLIKTLLKKLKQASKDLGIREIAIAGGVSANSGLRKTLQEYAAKYNWNVYIPAFQYCTDNAGMIAMAAHYQYLKGDFATQYVSPEPRLKF; this comes from the coding sequence ATGACCGAACCTACAATCTTAGCGATAGAATCTTCTTGCGACGAGACCTCCGCCGCGGTAATCCGTGGGGGCAAGGTTTTGTCTAACATCGTAAACACACAGGCCGTGCACGAGCAGTATGGCGGTGTGGTACCCGAGCTGGCTTCCAGAGCCCACCAGCAGAATATCATACCGGTGGTCACGCAGGCCCTGCTTACGGCAAATGTAGCAAAAAGTGAGCTAAATGCAGTTGCCTTCACACGCGGCCCCGGCCTTTTGGGAGCGCTGCTCGTGGGCTGCTCCTTTGCCAAGTCCTTTGCGCTAGGCCTGGGCATCCCTTTGATAGAGGTAAATCACATGCAGGCGCACATTCTGGCGCACTTTATTGATGATCCCAAACCGCAATTCCCGTTCCTTTGTCTAACCGTGAGCGGCGGCCATACCCAGGTTGTGCTCGTAAAAGATCATCTGGAGATGGAGATCATTGGGCAAACAACCGATGATGCCGTGGGCGAGGCCTTCGACAAAACAGCCAAGATGCTGGGCCTGCCTTACCCGGGCGGACCGATGCTGGACAAGGTGGCGGCACAGGGTAACCCGGATGCCTTCGCGTTTCCAGTGGGCAACATGCCGGCGTATGACTTTTCGTTCAGCGGTATCAAGACCTCTGTTTTATACTTCCTCAGGGATAAAACGAAGGAGAACCCGGACTTCGTGCAGGAGAACCTGGCCGATATTTGCGCCAGTGTGCAGCACACGCTGATCAAGACCCTGCTCAAGAAGCTGAAGCAGGCTTCCAAAGACCTGGGCATCCGTGAGATTGCCATTGCGGGCGGTGTGTCGGCTAACTCAGGCTTGCGTAAAACGCTGCAGGAGTACGCCGCCAAGTATAACTGGAATGTGTATATCCCTGCCTTTCAGTACTGCACTGATAATGCAGGTATGATTGCCATGGCTGCTCATTACCAGTACCTTAAAGGAGATTTTGCCACGCAGTACGTGAGCCCCGAGCCGAGACTTAAGTTTTGA
- a CDS encoding thioesterase family protein has protein sequence MIYPGDTRTYTKHVTAADFARFEDGLVHAVCSTFSLAQAAEWAGRLFVLEMKGEDEEGIGTFLTINHKAPAFEGEDVVIVARLEKYKGNEVICSYTAKVGERLVADGETGQKILKKEKLAKILAPKKV, from the coding sequence ATGATTTATCCCGGCGACACCCGTACTTACACCAAGCACGTAACGGCAGCAGACTTTGCCCGTTTCGAGGATGGACTGGTGCATGCCGTTTGCTCTACCTTTTCGCTGGCGCAGGCGGCGGAGTGGGCGGGGCGTCTGTTTGTGCTGGAGATGAAAGGAGAAGATGAAGAGGGAATAGGTACTTTCTTAACCATCAACCACAAAGCACCTGCCTTCGAGGGGGAGGATGTCGTGATAGTGGCAAGGCTGGAGAAGTATAAGGGCAACGAAGTGATCTGTAGCTACACGGCAAAAGTAGGGGAGCGTTTGGTGGCCGACGGAGAAACCGGTCAGAAAATTTTGAAAAAAGAAAAACTGGCGAAAATTTTAGCGCCGAAGAAAGTATAA
- the smpB gene encoding SsrA-binding protein SmpB codes for MAKDKDRIKKHVNIVNRKASFEYQFLDKYTAGVMLMGTEIKSIREGKVNMQDGYCVFTRNELWLHNVHISTYTEGTHYNHEPMRARKLLLNKSELRKLERGAEEQGVTIIPTRIFVNDRGFAKVEIALARGKKLYDKRQDIKEKDVKREMQRSGY; via the coding sequence ATGGCGAAAGACAAAGACAGAATAAAGAAGCACGTTAACATCGTTAACCGCAAGGCCTCCTTCGAGTACCAGTTCCTCGACAAGTATACGGCTGGCGTGATGCTGATGGGAACGGAGATTAAATCTATCCGAGAGGGAAAGGTGAACATGCAGGACGGCTACTGCGTGTTTACCCGCAATGAGCTGTGGCTGCACAACGTGCACATCTCCACCTATACCGAAGGCACGCACTACAACCACGAACCCATGCGCGCCCGAAAGCTGTTGCTAAACAAGAGTGAATTGCGCAAGCTGGAGCGAGGTGCCGAGGAGCAGGGGGTAACGATTATCCCCACCCGCATTTTTGTGAACGACCGCGGGTTTGCTAAAGTAGAGATTGCACTGGCTCGCGGTAAGAAGCTGTACGACAAGCGACAAGATATAAAAGAAAAAGACGTGAAGCGCGAAATGCAGCGCAGCGGTTACTAG
- a CDS encoding C40 family peptidase, protein MDYGIGMLSVAPMRAETSDKAEIVTQLTFGECYEVVARDGNWLQLQLAADDYRGWIDVKQHTPVSADYYKEWGNTQHPRALDLVQVVSNAEVRIPVGIGSYLPFFDGTSIRVGEERYQYTGSASNPADIATPAQLLKVANSFLKAPYLWGGKSIFGIDCSGFTQLVFGICGYQLPRDAYQQVNHGEEVHFVAQAQPGDLAYFSNPEGRITHVGLVLEGQQIMHAHGEVRIDTLDHNGIYNAARKRYSHNLRIIKRIHF, encoded by the coding sequence GTGGATTACGGAATAGGGATGCTGAGCGTGGCGCCGATGCGCGCCGAGACATCTGACAAGGCTGAGATCGTAACGCAGCTAACCTTCGGCGAGTGCTACGAGGTGGTGGCGCGCGACGGCAACTGGCTGCAACTGCAGCTGGCCGCTGACGACTACCGGGGCTGGATCGATGTGAAGCAACATACGCCTGTTTCAGCTGATTACTATAAAGAGTGGGGCAATACGCAGCACCCGCGCGCCCTTGACCTGGTGCAAGTGGTGAGCAATGCGGAAGTGCGTATCCCTGTTGGGATAGGCTCTTACCTGCCTTTCTTCGACGGTACGAGCATCCGGGTAGGTGAGGAGCGCTACCAGTACACCGGCAGTGCCTCTAATCCTGCTGACATCGCCACGCCGGCACAGCTGCTGAAGGTGGCGAACAGCTTTCTGAAGGCGCCATACCTGTGGGGCGGCAAATCAATCTTTGGTATAGACTGTTCCGGCTTTACGCAGCTTGTCTTCGGCATTTGCGGTTACCAGTTGCCCCGCGATGCCTACCAGCAAGTAAACCATGGCGAGGAAGTGCACTTTGTGGCGCAGGCCCAGCCCGGCGACCTGGCCTACTTCTCTAACCCCGAAGGGCGCATCACCCATGTGGGGCTGGTGCTGGAGGGGCAGCAGATCATGCACGCCCACGGCGAGGTGCGCATCGACACCCTCGACCATAACGGCATTTACAACGCCGCCCGCAAGCGCTACTCGCATAACCTGCGCATCATCAAGCGAATCCACTTCTAA
- a CDS encoding HNH endonuclease codes for MKDKVLILNQDFSAIAVCSVHRAFRLVYLDKAEMVSKSNGEVLHTVSTTYPVPSIIRLQRYVHVPYYGIALSRHNVMRRDNYSCQYCGSIKQLTLDHLLPRCRGGETKWQNLVTACSRCNTRKGDRTPEEAGLKLLRKPTRPTLQTFLQLHLNHRNTDWKVYLGVEK; via the coding sequence ATGAAAGATAAAGTACTCATCCTGAACCAAGACTTCAGCGCCATCGCCGTCTGCTCTGTTCACAGGGCTTTTCGATTGGTATACCTCGATAAGGCGGAGATGGTCTCCAAGTCTAATGGCGAAGTGCTGCATACCGTCAGCACCACCTATCCTGTGCCCTCCATCATCCGTTTGCAGCGTTACGTACATGTGCCATACTATGGCATTGCCCTGAGCCGCCATAACGTGATGCGCCGCGACAATTACAGCTGCCAGTACTGCGGTTCCATAAAGCAGCTCACCCTGGATCACCTCCTGCCGCGCTGCCGGGGCGGGGAGACCAAGTGGCAAAATCTGGTGACCGCCTGCTCCCGCTGCAATACCCGCAAAGGCGACCGCACCCCTGAGGAGGCAGGCCTGAAACTGCTTCGCAAGCCCACGCGCCCAACCCTCCAAACCTTCCTGCAACTGCACCTGAACCACCGCAACACCGATTGGAAAGTATACCTCGGAGTAGAGAAATAG